A window of Phyllobacterium sp. T1293 contains these coding sequences:
- a CDS encoding O-acetylhomoserine aminocarboxypropyltransferase translates to MAHRAPGIETLAVHAGAQPDPATGARATPIYQTTAFVFDDADHAASLFGLKAFGNIYTRITNPTNAVLEERVAALEGGTAALAVASGHAAQLLVFHTLMQPGDNFIASKKLYGGSINQFGQSFKSFDWLVRWAEPDDLASFEAQIDDRTRAIFIESFANPGGIVTDIEAIAEIAHKHGLPLIVDNTLASPYLIRPIEHGADIIVHSMTKFLGGHGNSMGGVIVDCGTFDWSKSGNYPLLSEPRSEYNGIVLHETFGNFAFAIACRVLGLRDLGPALSPFNAFQILTGIETLPLRMQRHADNALKVAEWLSTHGKVAWVSYAGLPNDPYHALQQKYAPRGAGAVFTFGLKGGYEAGVKLVEHLQLFSHLANIGDTKSLIIHPASTTHRQLSDAQKVAAGAGPDVVRLSIGIETVEDLISDLDQALTKAG, encoded by the coding sequence ATGGCGCATCGCGCACCCGGAATTGAAACTCTTGCCGTCCACGCGGGCGCCCAGCCCGATCCGGCAACGGGAGCGCGTGCTACGCCGATCTACCAGACGACAGCCTTTGTTTTCGATGATGCCGACCATGCGGCATCGCTGTTTGGTCTCAAAGCGTTCGGCAATATCTATACGCGCATTACCAACCCGACCAATGCGGTGCTTGAGGAACGGGTGGCGGCGCTTGAAGGCGGCACCGCTGCGCTTGCTGTCGCATCGGGCCATGCGGCGCAGCTGCTGGTTTTCCACACATTGATGCAGCCCGGCGATAATTTCATCGCCTCCAAAAAGCTCTATGGCGGTTCGATCAATCAGTTCGGCCAGTCGTTCAAATCTTTTGATTGGCTTGTGCGTTGGGCGGAGCCGGATGATCTCGCCTCGTTCGAAGCGCAGATTGATGACCGGACGCGCGCCATCTTCATCGAAAGCTTTGCCAATCCGGGTGGTATCGTCACCGATATTGAGGCGATTGCCGAAATCGCCCATAAACATGGTCTGCCGCTGATCGTCGACAACACGCTGGCATCGCCCTATCTCATCCGGCCTATCGAGCACGGTGCCGATATCATCGTACATTCCATGACCAAGTTTCTGGGTGGCCATGGCAATTCCATGGGCGGCGTGATCGTTGATTGCGGCACCTTCGACTGGTCAAAATCCGGCAATTATCCGCTGCTATCCGAGCCGCGCAGCGAATATAATGGCATTGTGCTGCACGAAACATTTGGCAATTTCGCCTTTGCCATTGCCTGCCGTGTGCTTGGTTTGCGCGATCTTGGACCAGCCTTGTCGCCGTTCAACGCTTTTCAGATTCTGACGGGAATTGAGACCTTACCACTGCGCATGCAGCGCCATGCGGATAATGCGCTGAAAGTAGCCGAATGGCTTTCCACCCACGGGAAAGTGGCTTGGGTCAGCTATGCGGGACTTCCAAACGATCCATACCACGCGTTGCAGCAAAAATATGCGCCGCGCGGTGCCGGTGCTGTTTTCACCTTTGGCCTGAAGGGCGGCTATGAGGCGGGTGTCAAACTGGTTGAGCACCTGCAGCTCTTTTCGCATCTGGCCAATATTGGCGATACGAAATCCCTGATTATCCATCCGGCATCGACCACGCACCGGCAGTTGAGCGACGCGCAAAAGGTGGCTGCAGGAGCGGGACCCGATGTGGTGCGGCTGTCGATTGGTATCGAGACCGTCGAGGATCTTATCTCTGATCTCGATCAGGCACTGACAAAGGCAGGATGA
- a CDS encoding CoA-binding protein, with product MSTNHDYYPDEYISGILSSVKTIAMVGASANEVRPSFFVMKYLIAKGYRVIPVNPGQAGKEILGQKVYARLADIPDPIDMIDVFRASDAVPAIVDEALALRPLPKIIWTQLTVRHDEAAHKAEAAGIQVVMNRCPKIEYARLCGEIGWSGVNSRVLSAKKPQMRQGFQSFGLRQPK from the coding sequence ATGTCGACGAATCACGATTATTATCCCGACGAATATATCAGCGGCATTCTCTCTTCGGTCAAAACCATCGCCATGGTCGGCGCTTCCGCCAATGAGGTGCGGCCGAGCTTTTTTGTGATGAAATATCTGATTGCCAAGGGTTATCGGGTGATTCCAGTTAATCCGGGGCAGGCGGGCAAGGAGATTCTCGGGCAAAAGGTCTATGCGCGTCTTGCCGATATCCCTGATCCCATCGACATGATTGATGTATTTCGCGCCTCCGATGCAGTGCCTGCCATTGTTGATGAAGCTCTGGCGCTGCGCCCGCTACCGAAAATCATCTGGACACAACTGACCGTTCGCCACGATGAAGCGGCGCACAAAGCCGAGGCTGCGGGCATTCAGGTGGTTATGAATCGCTGCCCGAAGATTGAATATGCGCGGCTGTGCGGCGAGATCGGCTGGAGCGGCGTCAATTCGCGGGTTCTATCGGCGAAAAAACCGCAGATGCGGCAGGGGTTCCAGAGTTTTGGTTTAAGACAGCCAAAATGA
- a CDS encoding cupin domain-containing protein, which yields MTHFVRIDFGNIDPEHGAPAPDRVISGDPQFRTWNCDEAEGGLYAGIWEATPGKWRIAYDEWEFCHILSGRSIVTEEGGEERHLETGDSFVLKPGFRGTWEVIETTRKEYVIRL from the coding sequence ATGACACATTTTGTCCGTATCGATTTCGGTAACATTGACCCTGAACACGGCGCACCGGCGCCGGACCGGGTTATCTCCGGCGATCCGCAATTCCGCACATGGAACTGCGATGAGGCGGAAGGTGGTCTTTATGCCGGGATCTGGGAGGCAACGCCCGGCAAATGGCGTATTGCCTATGACGAATGGGAATTCTGCCACATCCTGTCCGGTCGCTCGATTGTCACGGAAGAGGGTGGTGAAGAGCGCCATCTGGAGACCGGGGATAGTTTTGTACTGAAACCGGGCTTTCGCGGCACCTGGGAAGTGATTGAAACCACCCGCAAGGAATATGTAATCCGGCTGTGA
- a CDS encoding enoyl-CoA hydratase codes for MGEVHVIRKDEPIIGYELISGVLRLTLQNPPANALSIAMMQLLLDHLRSARDDKAVRVIIIDSAQKLFSAGHDLKELTAHRQDADRGRAFFEQTMKLCAELMQAIVHHPRPVIAAVDGLATAAGCQLVASCDLAISSDKSTFCTPGVHIGLFCSTPMVALSRNVSRKQAMEMLLTGETIDASTAREFGLINRVVPQEYLNPIVRKYAQTIAEKSTLTVKIGKEAFYRQAEMGLSDAYDYAAEVMVENMLARDAEEGINAFIEKRKPEWKGE; via the coding sequence ATGGGAGAAGTTCACGTTATCCGGAAGGATGAACCAATCATCGGGTATGAACTCATCTCGGGCGTGCTGCGCCTGACATTGCAGAATCCGCCTGCCAATGCGCTTTCGATTGCCATGATGCAATTGCTTCTGGATCATCTGCGCAGCGCGCGCGATGACAAGGCGGTCCGCGTCATCATTATCGATTCGGCGCAAAAGCTGTTTTCCGCCGGGCATGACCTGAAGGAATTGACGGCCCATCGGCAGGATGCCGACCGTGGGCGCGCATTCTTCGAACAGACCATGAAGCTTTGTGCCGAACTGATGCAGGCGATTGTCCACCATCCAAGGCCGGTGATTGCTGCCGTTGACGGCCTTGCAACCGCTGCCGGTTGCCAGCTTGTGGCCTCCTGCGATCTTGCCATCAGCTCCGACAAATCCACTTTCTGCACGCCCGGCGTCCATATCGGGCTGTTCTGCTCGACGCCCATGGTTGCACTGTCGCGCAATGTATCGCGCAAACAGGCAATGGAAATGCTGCTGACCGGCGAGACGATCGATGCTTCAACCGCGCGGGAATTTGGCCTGATCAATCGGGTGGTGCCGCAGGAGTATCTGAATCCGATTGTCAGGAAATACGCCCAAACCATTGCAGAGAAATCGACTTTGACCGTTAAGATCGGCAAGGAAGCCTTTTACCGGCAGGCGGAAATGGGCCTGTCTGATGCCTATGATTATGCGGCTGAGGTGATGGTGGAAAACATGCTGGCGCGCGATGCGGAAGAAGGCATCAACGCCTTCATCGAAAAGCGCAAGCCTGAATGGAAGGGCGAATAA
- a CDS encoding methionyl-tRNA formyltransferase: MARITDFEKGQMDRFQLHDSIEAKYYIHEYDDKRVLQISTFGRSSRQDKGKLSQTFQLDEESGRQLYAILKQAFGIE, from the coding sequence ATGGCGAGAATTACAGATTTTGAAAAAGGGCAGATGGATCGGTTTCAACTCCACGATTCGATTGAAGCAAAATATTATATTCACGAGTACGATGACAAACGGGTGCTTCAGATCTCCACTTTCGGACGTTCGTCGCGACAAGACAAAGGAAAGTTGAGTCAGACGTTTCAACTCGATGAGGAGTCTGGAAGGCAGCTATACGCGATATTGAAGCAAGCCTTTGGGATTGAGTAG
- a CDS encoding cytochrome P450: protein MNPMPAPFHFNPANRHLKLDPHDQPFVQDPYETYAALHAQTSTFFWEEYGFWCFIGYDGVNKLLRDRRFGRQNRHGIADSQGNSGDRSHLKDFDHIEKFSMLELEPPTHSRLRTLVNRAFVSRQVERLRPRIEVLAHELIDRFEARGEADLIADFATPIPVTVIAEMLGVPTEAAPRLLDWSHRMVAMYMHGRNRQSEDSANAAAVEFSGFLRDYAGQRRAEPADDLLSLLLAAEADGAKLSEDELITTAILLLNAGHEATVHQTGNAVKTILESGRNAAELLRDTDATVQTVEECLRYDAPLHMFTRYAYEEIDLGDGIVVKPGDQIGLMLGAGNRDPDAFANAGSFMPGRSDQKNLSFGAGIHFCIGAPLARLELQVSLKVLFDRLPGLRLKEPPRFRDSYHFHGLERLVVEW from the coding sequence ATGAATCCCATGCCCGCCCCCTTCCACTTCAATCCTGCCAATCGCCATCTGAAACTCGATCCGCACGATCAGCCCTTCGTCCAAGACCCCTATGAGACTTACGCGGCACTGCATGCGCAGACATCGACGTTCTTCTGGGAGGAATACGGTTTCTGGTGCTTCATCGGTTACGATGGCGTCAATAAATTGCTGCGCGACCGACGTTTTGGCCGGCAGAATCGCCATGGCATTGCGGATTCGCAGGGCAATAGTGGCGACCGTTCGCATCTGAAAGATTTCGATCATATCGAAAAGTTCTCGATGCTGGAGCTTGAGCCTCCCACACATTCGCGGTTGCGTACGCTGGTCAATCGCGCATTCGTTTCCCGGCAGGTAGAACGCCTGCGCCCGCGCATCGAGGTTTTGGCGCATGAGCTGATCGACCGGTTCGAGGCCAGGGGTGAAGCCGACCTTATCGCGGATTTTGCCACGCCCATCCCTGTTACGGTCATTGCCGAGATGCTTGGCGTACCCACCGAGGCCGCACCGCGATTGTTGGATTGGTCGCACCGGATGGTTGCCATGTATATGCATGGCCGCAACCGGCAGTCCGAAGACAGCGCCAATGCTGCCGCCGTAGAATTCTCGGGTTTTCTCCGCGACTATGCCGGACAGCGGCGCGCCGAACCGGCCGACGATCTCCTTAGCCTGCTGCTGGCGGCCGAAGCAGATGGAGCAAAACTGTCAGAAGATGAGCTGATCACGACCGCCATCCTGTTGCTCAACGCCGGGCACGAAGCGACGGTTCATCAAACCGGTAATGCGGTGAAAACCATTCTGGAAAGTGGCCGTAATGCCGCCGAACTGTTGCGGGACACCGATGCAACGGTGCAAACCGTTGAGGAATGCCTGCGATATGACGCGCCGCTGCATATGTTCACGCGCTACGCCTATGAGGAGATCGATCTTGGCGACGGTATCGTTGTGAAACCCGGTGATCAGATCGGTTTGATGCTCGGTGCGGGCAATCGCGATCCTGATGCCTTTGCCAATGCAGGATCGTTCATGCCGGGACGATCCGACCAGAAAAACCTGTCCTTCGGCGCCGGTATCCACTTCTGCATCGGCGCACCGCTGGCACGGCTGGAATTACAGGTTTCGCTGAAAGTGCTGTTCGACCGCCTGCCCGGGTTGCGTTTGAAGGAACCCCCACGCTTCCGCGATAGCTATCATTTCCATGGATTGGAAAGGTTGGTTGTGGAGTGGTGA